A genome region from Thalassotalea euphylliae includes the following:
- the mreC gene encoding rod shape-determining protein MreC, which produces MNPIFKHGPSLQHRLALVMIVSALLIFFDHKMQSFDSARGYLQSVVSPLQYMANTPKELMTWTAENLVTRQQLIEENEALKVNELNFQQQLMELVIVKQENERLRSLLASPLRTETKKMVAEILSVDSDPYSHQIVINRGANDGVYEGQPVLDEQGIVGQILHVGTTTSRVILITDLTHAVPVRVSRNGTRIIANGSGQIDRLSHAHVPHSADVQTGDLLVTSGLGGKYPEGYPVSNVIMVRKDESRPFAQVYSKPVAQIDKLRYLLLLWPEQPASIFAPKQLSKQSNNQPSNSQSSMQPTGSTNNRAQEAANASQ; this is translated from the coding sequence ATGAATCCAATCTTTAAACATGGCCCTTCTCTTCAGCACCGTCTTGCACTGGTCATGATCGTGTCTGCCTTGTTAATTTTCTTTGATCACAAAATGCAAAGCTTTGATAGCGCACGTGGCTATTTACAGTCGGTGGTGAGCCCATTGCAGTATATGGCGAATACGCCAAAAGAGTTGATGACATGGACAGCGGAAAACTTAGTCACTCGTCAGCAACTGATTGAAGAAAATGAAGCGCTAAAAGTTAACGAGTTAAACTTTCAGCAGCAACTGATGGAGTTGGTCATCGTGAAGCAAGAAAATGAACGATTACGCTCGCTGCTTGCATCGCCCTTGCGCACTGAAACTAAAAAAATGGTTGCCGAAATACTGTCAGTAGATAGCGACCCCTACTCGCATCAAATTGTGATTAACCGCGGTGCTAACGATGGTGTTTATGAAGGCCAACCAGTGCTCGACGAACAAGGCATTGTTGGTCAGATACTACACGTTGGTACTACCACTAGCCGAGTGATTTTAATTACCGACTTAACTCATGCTGTGCCTGTGCGCGTTAGCCGCAACGGTACGCGTATTATCGCCAATGGCTCGGGGCAAATAGATCGTTTATCGCATGCTCATGTACCCCATAGTGCCGACGTTCAAACCGGCGATTTGTTAGTAACGTCTGGTTTGGGTGGCAAATACCCTGAAGGTTACCCTGTATCGAATGTGATCATGGTGCGCAAAGATGAGTCTCGCCCATTCGCTCAGGTTTACAGTAAGCCTGTCGCACAAATTGATAAATTGCGATATTTGCTGCTGTTGTGGCCTGAGCAACCAGCCAGTATTTTTGCGCCTAAGCAGCTAAGTAAGCAGTCAAACAATCAACCGTCAAATAGCCAGTCGAGCATGCAACCAACAGGCTCAACAAATAATCGTGCACAGGAGGCAGCCAATGCTAGCCAATAA
- the mreD gene encoding rod shape-determining protein MreD encodes MLANNGIIIVLSLLLALIASIVPMPHSVDAFRPDWVLVVLIYWSLALPNRVSVFTAWVMGFLLDVLLGSTLGVHAGAMALSVYIAAVNFQKIRNFSLWQQALIVGVLAALYHLLVFWMQRVLTDVVFLPSYLYPVMSSVILWPWAFLLLRKVRRHFKIS; translated from the coding sequence ATGCTAGCCAATAACGGCATTATTATTGTACTGAGTTTGCTACTGGCATTAATTGCCAGCATAGTGCCGATGCCGCATAGTGTCGATGCGTTTCGCCCAGATTGGGTGCTGGTTGTACTTATTTACTGGAGTTTAGCGCTGCCAAATCGCGTGAGCGTTTTTACCGCTTGGGTGATGGGCTTTCTATTAGATGTATTGCTTGGGTCTACACTTGGCGTACATGCAGGCGCTATGGCCTTGTCTGTTTACATTGCCGCGGTTAACTTTCAAAAGATACGTAACTTTTCATTATGGCAGCAAGCACTAATCGTTGGTGTGTTAGCTGCGCTTTACCACTTGCTCGTATTCTGGATGCAGCGAGTGTTAACCGATGTGGTGTTCTTACCAAGCTATTTATATCCAGTGATGAGCTCGGTTATTTTATGGCCTTGGGCTTTCTTACTGCTGCGTAAAGTACGTCGCCATTTTAAAATTTCTTAG
- a CDS encoding Maf family protein has product MTQPELILASQSPRRKALLSQLGYQFSCLPADIDESVLADESASDYVHRLAIAKAQTAFAAAQEKQLSQGELVVLGSDTNVVFDNHILGKPESFEDFVSVMTMLSGERHQVLTSIAALSESEVQAQVIVTDVWFKQLSSKEISDYWQTGEPQDKAGGYGIQGIGGQFVSKLDGSFFAVVGLPLYETSLLLNKFGVTGHVSP; this is encoded by the coding sequence ATGACTCAACCGGAACTTATTCTTGCCTCACAATCACCACGTCGTAAGGCGCTGTTAAGTCAGTTGGGCTACCAATTTAGCTGCCTACCTGCCGATATCGACGAATCTGTATTAGCCGATGAAAGTGCTAGTGATTATGTGCACCGTTTAGCTATTGCGAAAGCGCAAACCGCATTTGCTGCCGCCCAAGAAAAACAACTTAGCCAAGGCGAATTAGTTGTCTTAGGCAGTGATACTAATGTGGTATTCGATAATCATATTTTAGGAAAGCCGGAGAGCTTTGAGGATTTTGTCAGTGTGATGACCATGCTCTCTGGAGAGCGGCATCAAGTACTAACGTCAATTGCTGCGTTGAGTGAATCCGAGGTGCAAGCACAAGTTATTGTTACCGATGTGTGGTTTAAACAGCTATCCTCAAAAGAGATCAGCGATTATTGGCAAACGGGTGAACCACAAGATAAAGCGGGTGGCTATGGCATCCAAGGTATTGGCGGGCAGTTTGTCAGTAAGCTTGATGGCAGCTTTTTTGCCGTGGTTGGTTTACCGCTTTATGAAACGTCATTATTGCTCAATAAGTTTGGCGTTACTGGGCATGTGTCGCCATAG
- the rng gene encoding ribonuclease G: MSGELLVNITPSETRVALIENGVLQELHVEREAKRGLVGNIYLGKIIRVLPGMQAAFVDINLDKAAFLHASDIHSKLMLNDDGKEPEQVPDIRTLVHEGQYLMVQVVKDPLGTKGARLTTDITIASRYLVLMPNASHAGISQRIEDVSERNRLKDIVVPYCDDKHGFIVRTAAEGAGELELKHDAEFLRRVWAKVSERKQRKQINAPIYQDLSLAFRVLRDFFGTELERIRIDSKLTYDQLMEFTQEFVPNLAHVLEYYPGERPIFDLFDVEAEIQRALERKIMLKSGGYLIIDQTEAMTTIDINTGAYVGHRNLEETIFSTNVEATQAIARQLRLRNLGGIIIIDFIDMVSEDHRRRVLHSLEMAMAKDKVKFSIHGFSSLGLVEMTRKRTRESLEHILCGECPSCQGKGTLKTVETVCFEILREIVRVNRAYDADQFIVYASTAVSESLLNDEYHNLAELEVFIGKLIKVQTEPMYNQEQFDVVMV; this comes from the coding sequence ATGAGTGGTGAGTTACTGGTTAATATTACCCCAAGCGAAACACGCGTTGCATTAATTGAAAACGGTGTGCTGCAGGAGCTACACGTTGAGCGTGAGGCCAAGCGTGGCTTGGTGGGGAATATTTATCTAGGTAAAATTATTCGTGTCTTACCCGGCATGCAAGCGGCATTTGTTGATATTAATTTAGACAAAGCTGCGTTTTTACATGCTTCTGATATTCACTCTAAGCTCATGCTTAATGACGATGGCAAAGAGCCTGAACAAGTGCCTGATATCCGCACACTTGTTCACGAAGGCCAGTACCTGATGGTACAGGTCGTCAAAGACCCGCTAGGCACCAAAGGCGCTCGCCTAACCACAGATATTACTATTGCTTCTCGTTACCTAGTGTTAATGCCAAATGCTAGCCACGCTGGTATATCGCAACGCATTGAAGACGTTAGCGAACGCAATCGCTTAAAAGATATTGTGGTACCTTATTGTGATGATAAGCACGGCTTTATTGTCCGTACTGCCGCAGAAGGTGCCGGTGAGCTAGAGCTTAAGCATGACGCAGAATTTTTACGTCGCGTTTGGGCGAAAGTCAGTGAACGAAAACAGCGCAAGCAAATTAATGCGCCTATTTATCAAGACTTGTCGTTGGCATTTCGCGTGCTGCGTGACTTTTTTGGCACTGAGCTTGAACGCATTCGCATTGACTCAAAGCTCACTTATGATCAGTTAATGGAGTTCACCCAAGAATTTGTGCCTAACTTAGCGCACGTGCTTGAGTACTACCCAGGTGAGCGACCGATATTCGATTTGTTCGATGTTGAAGCCGAAATCCAAAGGGCGCTAGAGCGTAAAATCATGCTCAAATCTGGTGGCTATTTGATTATTGATCAAACCGAGGCAATGACCACGATAGATATCAACACTGGGGCTTATGTTGGGCATCGCAATCTTGAAGAAACCATTTTCAGTACCAATGTGGAAGCCACGCAAGCGATTGCGCGCCAGCTAAGGTTGCGCAATTTAGGTGGCATTATCATTATCGATTTTATCGATATGGTAAGTGAAGATCATCGACGCCGTGTTTTACATAGTCTTGAAATGGCCATGGCAAAAGACAAAGTGAAATTTAGCATTCACGGCTTTTCGTCACTCGGTTTAGTAGAAATGACACGCAAGCGCACACGAGAAAGTTTAGAGCATATTTTGTGTGGTGAATGCCCCTCTTGCCAAGGGAAAGGAACGTTAAAGACGGTTGAGACGGTCTGTTTTGAAATACTACGTGAAATTGTTCGTGTTAATCGTGCTTATGATGCAGATCAGTTTATTGTTTATGCATCCACTGCGGTAAGTGAGTCTTTACTTAATGACGAGTACCACAATCTAGCAGAGCTTGAAGTCTTTATCGGCAAGCTAATTAAGGTTCAAACAGAACCTATGTACAATCAAGAACAGTTTGACGTAGTCATGGTCTAA
- a CDS encoding YhdP family protein, producing MNITAFSNRWLNRLYKCIAILLVVVAVLISAMRLLLPYMQNYRAELQNHINTTYNTNIHIGALTMDWQKVGPVLVANNVRLVDTESAVVFIEHLDIKVNFWRSIQHRTLVTRGLTLDGAKVVIDTTKLANNGISTEDSSNYDRLSDIFLLHVSNFSLTNSQVVVRTASGDKKLALKHLNWLNQGNRHRASGEVLAQGLATNTAKVLVDFTGSEVADMSGQIYLQGQRVNVTPWLDRALILENDKTYSELNWQSWLTIDNGLASNLLVSIEDSKLRWIVDEQEHEVQLKEALLNADILGDRIVLNSAPINVEVSGQAWQPIYLNADVIGDEVDAYLSGLDIAGVSELLPLFVDSPKLSATLAQLSPSGQLSDIHIRRLSGEFAATAELIDYQQNYANGIPGVGRLNASVIAQGKQVIAQLKASDSQLDFAEHFKQPIAFTELAANLSAQFGDNGLNLNVDSFDFVAPNIALAGKVNIAVPKGGNASMALLANIERANVQQVNLYYPHRLMGDDLVNYLDRSLIDGQISSGQVLFNGAFRDFPFNEQQGIFVVDAELSNATFAFDTKWPAIEQMDANLNFTNNGMLITAREGSLTGLNVAGVTAEIADLSKEQLLLVSADINQESPANVTQLMQQSPLKKSVGEVLTTLQISNPISGKFDLSLPLKDIKGVMAKGYVDFIDNQLELTKPEMSFANVNGRLTYQNDIIDTQDLSLKWRNMPLSIEVTGRDQQDYYQTLLAIKGDWAAEEWLAQVPDPLKPYADGQLNWLGQVALNSHRGGGFSYEADITSDLLTTALNLPAPYGKAKQSSLPLTAKVTGQLDKSTVSVSAGEELSFYGVLSHSETQFQRSHLVLGNDTMLLPMNGFHITTKLAFADIQAWQPFIDDILKSLPKSSKDNKTASLFPAPERIRGNIDQLDVLGQSLTNVSFNLLDEKNWWLLRLNAKEARSEIKFFPNWHEQGLEVDADFIHLAADMGDQGIADEGAKTSANEASDKNQTTQPPVELTYQERLALFNSIPKLDVVCDSCKLGKLDFGQVSFQLKHNGDKLNLENFKAKRDKSKLELAGFWQLSPEQSMTELTGKINIKELEREFDKFDYASVIKDSGMAADYDVYWQGGPTEFSLAKLNGQASIDIDDGYLSEVSDKGARIFSVLSLQSLVRKLTLDFRDIFSDGMFYTYIRADAQVKDGVLYTDNMRMKGAAGDLSVKGNTELAAGILDYRMSYKPNLTSSLPVLAWIATLNPAVFLAGVAIDEVFTSKVVSEFNFELTGSVNDPSFKEVNRKSRDVSVGRSTPPTFVENKPTMPAKPAEPEDIMPEGQLDEFIPPTPLDLNLNLVPNLGSNSSPNLNMYNNG from the coding sequence TTGAATATAACGGCATTTTCTAACAGGTGGTTAAATCGGCTCTACAAGTGTATCGCCATACTCTTGGTTGTCGTTGCCGTATTGATCAGTGCCATGCGCTTGTTACTGCCTTATATGCAAAATTATCGGGCAGAACTTCAAAACCATATTAATACGACCTACAACACCAATATTCACATTGGTGCGCTAACCATGGATTGGCAAAAAGTTGGGCCTGTTTTAGTCGCTAACAATGTTCGCTTGGTTGATACCGAATCAGCCGTTGTCTTTATCGAACATTTAGACATTAAAGTTAACTTTTGGCGCAGTATTCAACATCGCACCTTGGTGACAAGGGGACTGACACTAGACGGCGCTAAAGTCGTGATAGATACGACTAAACTTGCCAACAACGGCATCAGCACCGAAGACAGCTCAAATTACGACCGTTTATCTGACATTTTCCTGCTACACGTTAGCAATTTTTCATTAACCAATAGCCAAGTTGTGGTGCGAACGGCTAGTGGTGACAAAAAACTCGCCCTTAAACACCTTAACTGGCTTAACCAAGGTAATCGTCACCGCGCTAGTGGTGAGGTGTTAGCTCAAGGCTTAGCAACCAATACCGCCAAAGTATTGGTTGATTTTACCGGTAGTGAAGTGGCGGATATGTCAGGCCAAATCTACTTGCAAGGGCAGCGTGTTAACGTCACACCATGGCTAGATCGTGCCTTAATCCTAGAAAATGATAAAACCTACTCTGAGCTTAATTGGCAATCTTGGCTGACCATAGACAATGGCCTAGCCAGTAACTTACTCGTTTCAATCGAAGACTCTAAACTACGCTGGATAGTGGACGAGCAAGAGCATGAAGTACAACTTAAAGAAGCGTTGCTCAATGCTGACATTTTAGGTGATCGTATTGTCTTAAATTCTGCGCCAATTAATGTCGAAGTGAGCGGCCAAGCTTGGCAACCAATCTACCTCAATGCTGATGTGATTGGTGACGAAGTTGACGCTTATCTCTCTGGTCTAGATATCGCTGGCGTAAGCGAACTGCTGCCGTTATTTGTGGACTCACCAAAGCTTTCAGCAACACTTGCTCAGCTTAGCCCAAGTGGGCAACTAAGTGATATTCACATTCGCCGCTTGTCAGGTGAATTTGCCGCAACGGCTGAGCTAATTGATTATCAGCAGAATTATGCAAACGGAATTCCGGGCGTTGGCCGACTTAATGCCAGTGTTATTGCACAGGGTAAGCAAGTCATCGCTCAGCTAAAGGCAAGCGATAGCCAATTGGACTTTGCCGAGCACTTTAAACAGCCTATTGCTTTTACTGAGCTGGCGGCCAATTTATCTGCCCAATTTGGTGATAATGGCCTGAACTTAAATGTCGACAGCTTTGATTTTGTTGCACCTAACATTGCATTAGCAGGTAAAGTGAATATTGCGGTGCCTAAAGGTGGTAATGCGAGCATGGCGCTACTGGCAAATATTGAACGTGCAAATGTGCAGCAAGTTAATTTGTATTACCCACACCGCTTAATGGGTGACGATCTCGTTAACTATCTCGATCGCAGTTTAATTGATGGACAAATTAGCTCGGGTCAGGTGTTGTTTAATGGAGCCTTTCGCGATTTTCCGTTTAACGAGCAGCAAGGTATTTTTGTTGTTGATGCTGAGCTAAGCAATGCCACGTTTGCTTTCGACACCAAATGGCCAGCCATTGAGCAAATGGATGCCAATTTAAACTTTACCAATAATGGTATGTTGATAACGGCGCGCGAAGGTAGCCTGACGGGTTTAAATGTTGCAGGTGTTACCGCTGAAATTGCTGATCTCAGCAAAGAGCAATTACTACTGGTATCAGCAGACATTAACCAAGAGTCACCTGCCAATGTCACGCAATTAATGCAGCAAAGCCCACTGAAAAAGAGTGTGGGTGAAGTGCTGACGACACTGCAGATTAGTAATCCAATATCCGGTAAATTCGATCTATCGCTGCCACTTAAGGATATTAAAGGAGTGATGGCGAAAGGCTACGTTGACTTTATTGATAACCAACTAGAGTTAACTAAACCCGAGATGTCATTCGCTAACGTTAATGGTCGGCTGACCTACCAAAATGACATAATTGATACTCAGGACTTATCGTTGAAATGGCGTAATATGCCGCTGAGCATTGAAGTGACTGGCCGTGACCAGCAAGACTATTATCAAACCTTGTTGGCAATTAAAGGTGACTGGGCAGCTGAGGAGTGGTTGGCACAAGTACCAGATCCGCTAAAACCCTATGCGGATGGGCAATTGAATTGGCTAGGCCAAGTGGCGTTGAATTCGCATCGCGGTGGTGGCTTTAGCTACGAAGCCGATATTACCAGTGACTTATTGACGACAGCGCTTAATTTGCCAGCACCATATGGTAAAGCTAAGCAATCGTCATTACCGTTAACAGCGAAAGTAACAGGGCAGTTGGATAAATCGACGGTTTCTGTCAGTGCTGGCGAAGAGCTCAGTTTTTATGGCGTGCTTAGCCATAGTGAAACACAGTTTCAGCGTTCTCACTTAGTATTGGGTAATGACACCATGTTGTTGCCGATGAATGGTTTTCACATCACAACTAAGCTTGCTTTTGCCGACATACAGGCGTGGCAGCCTTTTATTGACGACATTCTAAAAAGTTTACCGAAAAGTAGTAAAGATAATAAAACCGCCAGTTTATTTCCTGCGCCAGAGCGAATTCGCGGTAATATTGACCAACTTGATGTCTTAGGGCAATCGCTCACCAATGTATCTTTTAACCTGCTTGATGAAAAAAATTGGTGGTTACTCAGGCTCAATGCCAAAGAGGCGCGTAGCGAGATAAAATTCTTCCCGAATTGGCACGAACAAGGGCTTGAAGTTGATGCTGATTTTATTCATTTAGCGGCTGATATGGGCGACCAAGGAATCGCAGATGAAGGCGCTAAAACAAGCGCAAATGAAGCCTCAGATAAGAACCAAACTACACAGCCGCCAGTTGAATTAACCTATCAAGAGCGTTTGGCATTATTTAACAGTATTCCGAAGTTAGATGTGGTGTGTGATAGCTGTAAACTGGGCAAACTAGATTTTGGTCAAGTGAGTTTTCAGCTTAAACACAATGGTGACAAGTTAAACTTGGAAAACTTTAAAGCCAAACGCGATAAATCTAAGCTTGAGCTTGCCGGTTTTTGGCAGTTAAGCCCTGAGCAGTCAATGACTGAGCTAACCGGCAAAATTAATATTAAAGAGCTTGAGCGTGAGTTTGATAAATTTGATTACGCCAGTGTGATTAAAGATAGCGGCATGGCAGCCGACTATGATGTTTATTGGCAAGGCGGCCCAACTGAATTTAGTTTAGCCAAACTCAATGGCCAAGCATCGATTGATATTGATGATGGTTACTTAAGTGAAGTGAGCGACAAAGGCGCACGTATTTTCTCTGTGCTGAGCTTACAATCACTGGTGCGTAAACTCACCTTAGATTTTCGCGATATTTTCTCTGATGGCATGTTCTACACCTATATTCGCGCCGACGCACAAGTTAAAGATGGGGTCTTGTATACCGACAATATGCGCATGAAAGGCGCAGCGGGTGACCTATCGGTGAAAGGCAATACTGAACTGGCGGCAGGTATTCTCGACTATCGCATGAGCTACAAGCCGAATTTAACTTCAAGCTTACCAGTACTCGCGTGGATCGCCACTTTAAACCCAGCAGTCTTCCTTGCTGGTGTCGCTATTGACGAGGTATTTACCTCAAAGGTGGTGTCAGAGTTTAATTTTGAACTGACCGGCAGTGTTAACGATCCTAGCTTTAAAGAAGTTAACCGCAAAAGCCGTGATGTGAGTGTTGGCCGCTCTACGCCGCCAACATTTGTCGAAAATAAGCCGACAATGCCAGCTAAGCCAGCAGAGCCGGAAGATATTATGCCAGAAGGTCAGCTTGATGAATTTATCCCACCGACACCGCTTGATTTAAACCTTAATCTGGTTCCTAATTTAGGCTCTAACTCAAGCCCTAACTTGAATATGTACAATAATGGCTAA
- a CDS encoding carbon-nitrogen hydrolase family protein, which produces MCAIPDIDANLAQIAEQLTVLTNKGDSHAAASVTSNAEVSHIVLLPECCLYFGGKEQDQLLLAHNAEQQAKIFQGLAALAERYQVYLLAGSLPTPANTIDKFYNTSCLFSPQGKLLGDYQKLHLFDVSVADNEKNYQESRYTAAGEQTSCIALPFAQLGLSICYDVRFPELYRQLADQGADIITVPAAFTRVTGKAHWQTLLQARAIENQVYIIAAGQEGVHANGRETWGHSMIISPWGEILAEQEAGIGVISADFDPDLLAQVRNSIPVRQHNRFKTELIHDE; this is translated from the coding sequence ATGTGCGCCATACCGGATATTGATGCCAATCTAGCGCAAATTGCTGAGCAACTGACGGTGCTGACAAACAAGGGTGATAGCCATGCGGCTGCTAGTGTGACTAGTAACGCAGAAGTTAGTCATATTGTGCTACTGCCAGAATGTTGCCTTTACTTTGGTGGTAAAGAGCAAGATCAATTGCTGCTTGCCCATAATGCTGAGCAGCAGGCGAAGATATTTCAAGGGCTTGCTGCATTAGCTGAGCGCTATCAAGTGTATTTGCTTGCGGGTAGCTTACCAACGCCTGCCAATACAATTGACAAGTTTTACAATACGTCGTGTTTATTCTCACCGCAGGGTAAATTGCTCGGTGACTACCAAAAATTGCATTTGTTCGATGTCAGTGTTGCTGACAATGAAAAAAATTACCAAGAGTCACGCTACACAGCAGCAGGGGAGCAAACGAGCTGTATAGCGCTACCTTTTGCCCAATTAGGTTTATCAATCTGCTATGATGTTCGCTTTCCTGAGTTATATCGCCAATTAGCGGACCAAGGCGCGGATATCATTACCGTTCCAGCTGCGTTTACTCGAGTGACCGGTAAAGCGCATTGGCAAACATTACTGCAAGCAAGGGCGATTGAAAACCAAGTTTATATTATTGCTGCTGGCCAAGAAGGCGTGCATGCTAATGGCAGAGAAACCTGGGGGCATTCGATGATCATCAGCCCTTGGGGTGAAATATTAGCCGAACAGGAAGCGGGTATTGGCGTGATTAGTGCCGACTTTGATCCTGATTTGTTGGCGCAAGTAAGAAACAGTATTCCGGTTCGCCAACACAACCGATTTAAAACAGAGTTAATCCATGATGAATAA
- the tldD gene encoding metalloprotease TldD — MNKVEQVLLADSQLDRSALTDTLSQIHQHQVDFADLYFQSSRHESWMLEDGIVKEGSYNIERGVGIRAISGEKTGFAYSDDISLQALDKAANAARGIAAIGQHGKVQVFSDVSSETIYHAIDPLASLSQEKKIALMHEVEAHARSVDSRVSQVIVSLSGVYEHVLVAATDGTFATDIRPLVRLNCSVLVESNGKRERGSSGGGARTDYSYFFEAQGDKPRYKFYAEEAVRQAVVNLDAIDAPAGSFPVVLGAGWPGVLLHEAVGHGLEGDFNRKGSSAFSGKVGQQVASSLCTIVDDGTLADRRGSLNIDDEGTPGQYNVLIEDGILKGYMQDKHNAGLMGVAPTGNGRRESYAHLPMPRMTNTYMLAGESSPEDIIKSVKKGIYAPNFAGGQVDITSGKFVFTSAEAYLIEDGEITSPVKGATLIGSGPESMQKVSMVGNDLALDAGVGVCGKDGQSVPVGVGQPTLKVDEMTVGGTQ, encoded by the coding sequence ATGAATAAAGTTGAGCAAGTGTTACTTGCAGATAGTCAGTTAGACCGCAGTGCGTTAACCGACACCCTCAGTCAAATCCACCAACATCAAGTGGACTTTGCGGATTTATATTTTCAATCATCACGTCATGAATCGTGGATGCTTGAAGACGGCATTGTTAAAGAAGGCTCATACAATATTGAGCGTGGCGTCGGTATACGTGCGATTTCAGGCGAAAAAACGGGTTTTGCATACTCGGATGATATTTCACTACAAGCATTAGACAAAGCAGCCAACGCTGCGCGTGGCATTGCGGCAATTGGTCAGCATGGCAAGGTACAAGTTTTTAGCGATGTGAGCAGTGAAACGATTTATCATGCGATTGACCCACTAGCGAGCTTAAGCCAAGAAAAGAAAATCGCACTGATGCATGAGGTTGAAGCACATGCACGCAGTGTCGATAGTCGAGTTAGCCAAGTGATTGTCAGTTTATCTGGCGTTTATGAACATGTGTTAGTCGCAGCTACTGATGGCACCTTTGCAACCGATATTCGCCCGCTTGTTCGTTTAAATTGTTCGGTACTTGTTGAGTCTAACGGTAAGCGTGAGCGCGGTAGTTCAGGTGGTGGTGCCCGCACTGACTATAGCTATTTCTTTGAAGCCCAAGGGGATAAGCCAAGATATAAGTTTTACGCAGAAGAAGCTGTGCGCCAAGCGGTGGTTAATTTAGATGCCATTGATGCCCCTGCTGGTAGCTTCCCTGTCGTTTTAGGTGCTGGTTGGCCGGGCGTATTATTACACGAGGCGGTTGGTCATGGTCTTGAGGGTGACTTTAACCGCAAAGGTTCGTCAGCATTCTCTGGCAAAGTAGGTCAGCAAGTAGCATCTAGCCTGTGCACTATTGTTGATGATGGCACCTTGGCAGATCGTCGAGGCTCATTAAATATTGATGATGAAGGGACACCAGGCCAATACAACGTACTGATTGAAGACGGTATTTTAAAAGGCTATATGCAAGACAAGCACAATGCTGGCTTAATGGGCGTTGCACCAACGGGTAATGGTCGTCGCGAGTCCTACGCGCACCTGCCTATGCCACGCATGACCAACACTTACATGCTTGCTGGTGAGTCTTCACCAGAAGACATTATTAAGTCAGTGAAAAAGGGGATTTACGCGCCTAATTTTGCGGGTGGTCAGGTAGATATTACCTCTGGTAAGTTCGTATTCACTAGCGCTGAAGCTTATCTCATTGAAGACGGTGAAATTACCTCGCCAGTCAAAGGGGCAACCTTAATTGGCAGTGGCCCTGAATCCATGCAAAAAGTGAGCATGGTGGGTAATGACTTAGCCTTAGACGCTGGCGTTGGAGTATGCGGTAAAGACGGTCAAAGCGTCCCGGTTGGTGTTGGCCAACCGACATTAAAAGTCGATGAGATGACAGTTGGTGGTACTCAATAA